A window from Flavobacterium gyeonganense encodes these proteins:
- the purH gene encoding bifunctional phosphoribosylaminoimidazolecarboxamide formyltransferase/IMP cyclohydrolase, with amino-acid sequence MSTTKKIQSALISVFSKDGLEPIVRKLHEQNVTLYSTGGTEDFIKNLGIPVVPVEDITSFPEILGGRVKTLHPKIFGGILNRQDNESDVQQMKEFDIPQIDLVIVDLYPFEKTVASGASEQDIIEKIDIGGISLIRAGAKNFKDTVIVASVNEYSLLLDLITEQNGSTTLENRRLFATKAFHISSHYDGAIFNYFNTDETIYKESIANGQVLRYGENPHQKGFFFGDFDAMFKKVHGKELSYNNLLDVDAAVNLIAEFKTDGPTFAILKHNNACGLASRKTISEAYLAALACDPTSAFGGVLISNVKIDLATAQEINKLFCEVVIAPAYDNEAIAVLQEKKNRIILVQNEVELPSRQVRTCLNGLLIQDRNNITDNKEHLKTVTITEPTAQEIEDLIFASKICKNTKSNTIVFAKNGTLISSGTGQTSRVDALIQAVDKAKAFGFDLNGASMASDAFFPFPDCVELAKKAGITAVIQPGGSIKDELSINYCNENNLAMVFTGTRHFKH; translated from the coding sequence ATGAGCACGACTAAAAAAATACAATCAGCATTAATATCTGTTTTTTCGAAAGATGGATTAGAGCCAATTGTTCGAAAATTACACGAACAAAATGTAACACTTTATTCGACTGGAGGAACAGAAGATTTCATCAAAAACCTTGGAATTCCAGTAGTTCCTGTTGAAGACATTACTTCTTTCCCTGAAATTCTTGGTGGAAGAGTAAAAACGTTGCACCCAAAAATTTTTGGCGGAATCTTGAATCGTCAAGACAATGAAAGTGATGTGCAGCAAATGAAGGAATTTGATATTCCGCAGATCGATTTAGTGATTGTTGATTTATATCCTTTTGAAAAAACAGTTGCTTCTGGCGCAAGCGAACAAGATATTATTGAAAAAATTGACATTGGCGGAATTTCATTAATTCGTGCTGGTGCTAAAAACTTTAAAGACACTGTAATTGTTGCTTCTGTTAACGAATACAGTTTGCTTTTAGATTTAATTACTGAACAAAATGGTTCTACAACGCTAGAAAACAGAAGATTGTTTGCTACAAAAGCATTCCATATTTCTTCTCACTATGACGGAGCTATTTTTAATTATTTCAACACAGATGAGACTATTTACAAAGAAAGCATTGCAAACGGTCAAGTTTTAAGATATGGTGAAAACCCTCACCAAAAAGGATTCTTCTTCGGAGATTTTGATGCTATGTTCAAAAAAGTTCACGGAAAAGAATTATCATACAACAACTTACTAGATGTTGATGCTGCAGTAAATTTAATTGCTGAATTTAAAACTGACGGACCAACATTTGCAATCTTGAAACACAACAATGCCTGTGGATTGGCTTCAAGAAAAACAATCAGCGAGGCTTATTTAGCAGCTTTGGCCTGCGACCCGACTTCTGCTTTTGGAGGAGTTTTAATTTCAAACGTTAAAATTGATTTAGCAACTGCTCAGGAAATCAATAAATTATTTTGCGAAGTTGTAATTGCTCCAGCTTATGATAACGAGGCAATTGCCGTTTTACAAGAAAAGAAAAACAGAATTATTTTAGTTCAAAATGAAGTTGAATTACCATCTCGTCAAGTAAGAACTTGTCTTAACGGATTGTTAATTCAGGACAGAAATAATATTACGGATAATAAAGAGCATTTAAAAACCGTTACAATTACAGAACCTACTGCTCAGGAGATCGAAGATTTGATCTTTGCTTCTAAAATCTGCAAGAATACAAAATCAAACACAATTGTATTTGCTAAAAACGGAACATTGATTTCATCTGGTACAGGTCAGACTTCAAGAGTTGACGCTTTGATTCAGGCAGTTGATAAAGCAAAAGCTTTCGGATTTGATTTAAATGGTGCTTCAATGGCAAGTGATGCCTTTTTCCCATTTCCTGACTGTGTAGAATTAGCTAAAAAAGCAGGAATAACTGCTGTAATTCAGCCAGGAGGTTCAATAAAAGACGAATTAAGCATAAATTATTGCAACGAAAATAATCTTGCAATGGTATTTACAGGAACACGTCATTTTAAACATTAA
- the mrdA gene encoding penicillin-binding protein 2, whose product MRKVLLPTLIIIAASLLVIRIFYLQVIDDSFKLKSENNAIKIKYDYPERGYIYDRYGKLLVANQSSYDIMVIPREIKDNLNIAEFCELLNITKEEYEKRIAKAKVYSPRLPSVFLAQLNKTEFAAFQEKIRKYEGFYFQKRSLRDYEVDCGANIFGFITQVTEKQIAKNPYYNSGDLIGKQGVEESYEEILRGIKGVKYIQKDKYNREIGSYKNGKYDTIAVQGEDINLTIDAALQKYGEELMINKRGGIVALEPSSGEILALVTAPSYDPGILVGRQRSKNYTLLYRDSIAKPLYDRGLLAEYPPGSPFKILTGLVALQEGVIDENFSVTCHHGFSYARGRFMRCHCSGGQLQLHRAIYQSCNSYFATSYMRTINKYTKPAAAVDVWSNHLKTFGLGEFMGYDLPTGKRGKIPTSKTYKRMYPNGGWKSTAIVSNAIGQGEVVMTPIQLANMMATIANQGYYYTPHIIKKIEGKSIDSKFTTKHTTSIDKKYFPPIISGLFDVYNMGTASRLKVEGIDICGKTGTAENFAKIDGKRVQLEDHSIFVAFAPKDNPKIAIAIMIENGGFGASIAGPIASLMIEKYLKKKISRTDLEVRVLNKSLQSEYAKLGGLSESVKKEIRIKDSIANVAKLEIKRKDSIAKSKRIIPKTKADSIKRN is encoded by the coding sequence ATGAGAAAAGTCCTGCTGCCCACTTTAATTATTATTGCAGCATCTTTGCTAGTGATCAGGATATTTTATTTGCAGGTTATTGATGATTCTTTCAAACTGAAATCAGAAAATAATGCCATCAAAATAAAATATGACTACCCTGAACGCGGGTATATTTATGACAGATACGGAAAACTGCTTGTTGCAAACCAGTCATCTTATGATATCATGGTGATTCCAAGAGAAATTAAAGATAATCTCAATATCGCTGAATTCTGCGAACTATTAAATATTACTAAGGAAGAATACGAGAAAAGAATAGCCAAAGCGAAGGTGTATAGCCCTAGACTACCTTCTGTTTTTTTAGCACAGCTTAACAAGACAGAATTTGCAGCTTTTCAGGAGAAAATTAGAAAATATGAAGGCTTCTATTTTCAAAAACGTTCTCTTCGTGATTATGAAGTTGATTGTGGCGCTAATATTTTTGGTTTTATCACACAGGTAACCGAAAAACAGATTGCAAAAAACCCTTATTACAATAGTGGTGATTTAATTGGTAAGCAAGGCGTCGAAGAAAGTTACGAAGAAATCCTGAGAGGCATAAAAGGTGTAAAATATATCCAAAAAGACAAATACAACAGAGAAATTGGTTCTTATAAAAACGGAAAATATGATACTATAGCGGTTCAGGGAGAAGATATTAATTTAACTATTGACGCAGCACTTCAAAAATATGGTGAAGAATTGATGATCAATAAAAGAGGCGGTATCGTTGCTCTTGAGCCTAGCTCGGGTGAAATTTTAGCACTCGTAACTGCTCCGTCATACGATCCGGGAATCTTAGTTGGAAGACAGCGCTCTAAGAATTACACACTTTTATATCGTGATTCAATAGCTAAACCGTTATATGACAGAGGACTTTTGGCGGAATACCCACCCGGTTCTCCTTTTAAAATATTAACAGGTCTGGTAGCTTTACAAGAGGGTGTAATTGATGAAAATTTTTCTGTTACCTGTCATCATGGTTTCAGTTATGCAAGAGGCCGATTTATGAGATGTCACTGCAGTGGAGGCCAATTGCAACTACACAGAGCTATTTACCAATCCTGTAACAGTTATTTCGCAACTTCATACATGAGAACAATTAATAAATACACAAAACCTGCTGCTGCAGTAGATGTATGGAGTAATCACCTTAAAACTTTTGGTTTAGGTGAATTTATGGGTTACGATTTACCAACTGGTAAGAGAGGAAAAATTCCAACTTCTAAAACATACAAACGAATGTATCCTAATGGCGGCTGGAAAAGTACTGCCATTGTTTCAAATGCTATCGGGCAGGGAGAAGTTGTAATGACACCAATTCAGCTTGCAAATATGATGGCTACAATTGCGAATCAGGGCTATTATTACACCCCTCACATCATAAAAAAGATTGAAGGCAAAAGCATCGATTCAAAATTTACAACAAAACACACAACATCTATTGATAAAAAATATTTTCCTCCAATAATAAGTGGCTTATTTGATGTTTATAATATGGGAACAGCAAGCAGATTAAAAGTCGAAGGAATTGATATCTGTGGAAAAACAGGTACGGCTGAAAATTTTGCGAAGATTGACGGTAAAAGAGTTCAGCTTGAAGATCACTCTATATTTGTTGCATTTGCACCAAAAGACAATCCAAAAATTGCGATTGCAATTATGATTGAAAATGGTGGTTTTGGAGCTTCAATTGCCGGACCCATTGCGAGTTTAATGATAGAAAAATATTTAAAAAAGAAAATTTCCAGAACGGATTTAGAAGTCAGGGTTTTAAACAAAAGTCTTCAAAGCGAATATGCAAAATTAGGCGGACTTTCAGAAAGTGTTAAAAAAGAAATACGAATAAAGGATTCTATTGCAAATGTTGCTAAGTTAGAAATTAAACGAAAAGACTCAATTGCAAAAAGCAAAAGAATAATTCCAAAAACCAAAGCTGATTCCATCAAACGAAATTAA
- a CDS encoding GNAT family N-acetyltransferase: MITVSTDKTKLDVPFIQNFLKDIYWAAGRTIEEVQTTIDASVCFGIYLNDQQIGFARVITDYVVFGYVMDVFIAEEHRGKGYSSILIQHMMNEPLLKDIKIWRLATTDAHFLYEKFGFTKLSHPGKMMEKIL, translated from the coding sequence ATGATTACCGTTTCTACTGATAAAACAAAACTTGATGTTCCATTTATACAAAATTTTCTAAAAGATATTTACTGGGCTGCCGGCCGGACTATTGAAGAGGTACAGACTACAATTGATGCTTCTGTTTGCTTTGGGATTTATTTGAATGATCAACAAATTGGTTTTGCAAGGGTAATTACAGATTATGTTGTTTTTGGATATGTAATGGATGTTTTTATTGCGGAAGAACATCGTGGAAAAGGATACTCTTCCATTTTAATTCAGCATATGATGAATGAGCCGCTGCTGAAAGATATTAAAATCTGGCGTCTGGCAACAACAGATGCACATTTTTTATATGAAAAATTCGGATTTACTAAACTGAGTCATCCTGGAAAAATGATGGAAAAAATACTATGA
- the hemW gene encoding radical SAM family heme chaperone HemW, with protein MSGIYIHIPFCKQACHYCDFHFSTSMKKKDDMVLALAKEITMRKDEFENEIVETIYFGGGTPSVLSNEEINFLIAEVYENYKVIENPEITLEANPDDLSSERILKLSKSQINRLSIGIQSFFEEDLQLMNRAHNSEEAKKCLEEVTKYFDNISLDLIYGIPGMTDEMWKQNIQTALDFGIPHISSYALTVEPKTALSKLIQTGKIAEPEDEAASNHFMILVEMLQKNSFIHYELSNFGKENYFSKNNSAYWLGKKYIGIGPSAHSYDGEKRGWNIANNSLYLKSIQENKLPIETEILTTSDRYNECIMTGLRTIWGVSLERIENEFGQQYLNYLKEQAQKFLDDDLLSIENNILKPTSKGKFLTDGIASDLFYLNLDE; from the coding sequence ATGAGCGGAATCTATATTCACATACCTTTTTGCAAACAAGCTTGCCATTATTGCGACTTTCATTTTTCTACTTCAATGAAAAAGAAAGACGATATGGTTTTGGCATTGGCCAAAGAAATTACCATGCGTAAAGATGAATTTGAAAATGAGATTGTAGAAACGATATATTTTGGAGGAGGTACACCTTCTGTTTTAAGTAATGAAGAAATTAACTTTTTGATTGCTGAAGTTTATGAGAATTATAAAGTAATCGAAAATCCTGAAATTACGCTCGAAGCAAATCCGGATGATTTGTCTTCAGAACGAATTTTAAAGCTATCCAAAAGTCAGATAAATCGTCTCAGTATCGGAATTCAGTCTTTTTTCGAAGAAGATTTGCAGCTGATGAACCGTGCTCATAATTCGGAGGAAGCCAAAAAATGTCTGGAAGAAGTAACCAAATATTTTGATAACATTTCCTTGGACCTGATTTACGGAATTCCAGGTATGACTGACGAAATGTGGAAACAGAATATTCAGACGGCTCTGGATTTTGGCATTCCGCATATCTCGAGTTATGCTTTGACAGTTGAGCCGAAAACAGCTTTGAGCAAATTAATTCAAACCGGAAAAATTGCTGAACCAGAGGATGAAGCCGCTTCAAATCATTTTATGATTTTGGTTGAAATGCTTCAAAAAAACAGTTTTATTCATTACGAATTATCGAATTTTGGGAAAGAAAATTATTTCTCAAAAAATAATTCTGCTTACTGGCTCGGGAAAAAATATATCGGAATTGGACCTTCTGCACATAGTTATGATGGAGAAAAAAGAGGCTGGAATATTGCCAATAATTCGCTTTACCTAAAATCAATTCAGGAAAATAAACTTCCCATAGAAACTGAAATTCTGACTACTTCAGATCGTTATAATGAATGTATTATGACGGGATTGCGAACTATTTGGGGCGTTTCTCTAGAAAGAATTGAAAATGAATTTGGACAGCAATATTTAAATTACCTGAAAGAACAGGCTCAAAAATTCTTAGATGATGATTTACTTTCAATAGAAAATAACATACTGAAACCAACATCAAAAGGAAAATTTTTAACGGATGGAATCGCGAGTGATTTGTTTTATTTAAATTTGGATGAATAA
- a CDS encoding rod shape-determining protein MreD yields MNSALLVNIFRFIMLLAIQIVIFNNMNFLGYISPYPYILYIILYPVNSNRSGLIISSFLLGITMDMFCNSGGIHAAACVILAYYRPYIFKFSFGLSYEYQTIKLNESLTPERFSFILVSVFLHHIVLFILEAFQFKFIWDILLRTLFSSIFTILISIIIIYLIKPNKR; encoded by the coding sequence ATGAATAGCGCACTGTTAGTCAATATTTTTCGATTTATTATGTTACTTGCAATTCAGATTGTTATTTTTAACAACATGAATTTCTTAGGGTACATAAGTCCTTACCCGTATATTTTATATATTATTTTATATCCTGTAAACAGCAATCGATCCGGTTTAATAATTTCGAGTTTTTTATTGGGTATTACAATGGATATGTTTTGTAATTCAGGGGGCATTCATGCAGCAGCCTGTGTTATTTTAGCTTATTACAGGCCCTATATTTTTAAATTCTCTTTCGGATTGAGTTATGAATATCAAACTATCAAACTAAACGAATCCTTAACGCCTGAGCGTTTCTCATTTATTTTAGTTTCTGTTTTCTTACATCATATAGTTTTATTTATTCTGGAAGCTTTCCAATTTAAATTCATTTGGGATATTTTGCTCCGCACTTTATTTAGTTCCATTTTTACAATACTCATTTCTATCATAATCATTTATCTTATTAAGCCAAATAAACGATGA
- the rodA gene encoding rod shape-determining protein RodA, translating to MGWLNIYSSSLSSTEGTYEKQLIFIGCTIPLIFVVLFVDGKFYEKYASIIFGVALLSLAGLFLFGKTIAGQRCWYAIGSFTLQPSEFAKAATSLALAKYLSDTQINLKETNRQIQALAIIFLPVILILPQPDPGSALIYSIFIIVLYREGLPAWYVWTGFITILLFVLTLILEPYVVILIAFAVLAIIHFKGRAVDRNIILSSILLAIISAFVFSVDYVFDHVFKQHHRDRFNILLGKTVDMKGIGYNTNQSEIAIGSGGWTGKGFLEGTQTKGGFVPEQHTDYIFTTVGEEWGFVGSFIVIALFAGLLLRIIYLAERQKTKFSRVYGYCVAGILFIHFFVNIAMVVGIFPTIGVPLPFFSYGGSGLWGFTILLFIFLKMDANKVNEW from the coding sequence CTGGGATGGTTAAACATATATTCGTCTTCCTTATCTTCTACAGAAGGAACTTATGAAAAGCAGTTAATATTTATTGGCTGTACCATTCCTTTAATTTTCGTTGTTTTATTCGTTGATGGTAAATTCTATGAAAAATATGCCAGTATCATCTTTGGAGTTGCATTATTATCATTGGCCGGATTGTTTCTCTTTGGAAAAACAATTGCAGGACAAAGATGCTGGTACGCTATCGGAAGCTTTACACTTCAGCCATCAGAATTTGCGAAAGCAGCTACTTCATTGGCCTTAGCCAAATATCTGAGCGACACACAAATTAATCTTAAGGAAACCAATCGTCAAATCCAGGCACTTGCCATAATATTCCTGCCTGTAATTTTGATCTTGCCGCAACCGGATCCCGGGAGTGCTTTAATTTATAGTATTTTCATTATTGTTTTATATCGGGAAGGACTGCCTGCCTGGTACGTATGGACCGGTTTCATAACCATACTTTTATTTGTACTAACACTCATTTTAGAGCCTTATGTTGTTATTTTAATTGCGTTCGCAGTATTGGCTATTATACATTTTAAAGGAAGAGCTGTTGACCGTAATATTATTTTAAGCAGTATACTCCTGGCCATTATTTCAGCATTTGTTTTTTCAGTTGATTATGTTTTTGATCATGTTTTTAAACAACATCACAGAGACCGTTTCAATATATTGCTAGGAAAAACGGTCGATATGAAAGGTATCGGATACAATACTAACCAATCTGAGATTGCTATAGGATCAGGAGGCTGGACAGGAAAAGGTTTTTTAGAGGGGACACAGACAAAAGGTGGTTTTGTACCAGAACAACACACTGATTACATATTTACAACTGTAGGCGAAGAATGGGGATTTGTTGGTTCCTTCATTGTTATTGCATTATTTGCCGGATTACTTTTAAGAATTATTTATTTAGCTGAAAGACAAAAAACAAAATTCAGCAGAGTATACGGATATTGTGTTGCCGGAATTTTATTCATTCACTTTTTTGTGAACATTGCCATGGTAGTTGGTATTTTTCCTACAATTGGAGTACCTTTGCCTTTCTTTTCTTACGGAGGATCTGGTTTATGGGGATTCACCATTTTACTTTTTATATTCTTAAAAATGGATGCCAATAAAGTTAATGAATGGTAG
- the ruvC gene encoding crossover junction endodeoxyribonuclease RuvC, producing MTKERIILGIDPGTTIMGFGLIKVTNKKMEFLQLNELQLSKYDNHYQKLKIIFERTIELIETHLPDEIAIEAPFFGKNVQSMLKLGRAQGVAMAAGLSRGIPITEYEPKKIKMAITGNGNASKEQVAKMLQQLLGLKELPKNLDSTDGLAAAVCHHFNSGKVVAGKSYSGWDAFVKQNEDRVKK from the coding sequence TTGACAAAAGAACGCATCATATTAGGTATTGACCCCGGAACCACAATTATGGGTTTTGGACTGATTAAAGTCACCAATAAAAAAATGGAGTTTCTGCAATTGAATGAATTGCAGCTTTCCAAATACGATAATCATTACCAAAAACTAAAAATCATCTTCGAAAGAACCATCGAATTAATCGAGACGCATCTTCCTGATGAAATTGCAATTGAAGCTCCTTTTTTTGGTAAAAATGTACAGTCGATGTTAAAACTTGGTCGCGCACAGGGTGTTGCCATGGCAGCCGGACTTTCAAGAGGTATTCCAATTACCGAATATGAACCTAAAAAAATAAAAATGGCGATTACCGGAAACGGAAACGCCAGCAAGGAACAAGTTGCCAAAATGCTGCAGCAGCTTTTAGGTTTAAAAGAATTACCTAAAAATTTGGATTCGACTGATGGTTTGGCTGCAGCTGTTTGTCATCATTTCAATTCAGGAAAAGTAGTTGCCGGAAAAAGTTATTCAGGCTGGGATGCTTTTGTAAAACAGAATGAGGATAGAGTTAAAAAGTAG
- a CDS encoding MmcQ/YjbR family DNA-binding protein encodes MNLETFYEYCLSKKGVSEHFPFDEDTLVFKVGGKMFALSSLSQWEKNEASVNLKCDPERAQELRAEYDEIKPGFHMSKVHWNTIALNGNLPGHFVKELIDHSYELVFKSLTKKIQNEIIDPR; translated from the coding sequence ATGAATTTAGAAACGTTTTACGAATATTGCCTTTCGAAAAAAGGTGTCAGCGAACATTTTCCTTTTGATGAAGATACTTTGGTATTTAAAGTTGGTGGAAAAATGTTTGCTTTGTCGTCTTTGTCACAATGGGAAAAGAATGAAGCTTCCGTAAATTTGAAATGTGATCCTGAACGGGCACAGGAGCTTAGGGCAGAATATGATGAAATAAAACCTGGATTTCATATGAGCAAAGTACATTGGAATACGATTGCACTAAACGGAAATCTACCGGGACATTTTGTTAAGGAACTCATAGATCATTCATATGAATTGGTTTTCAAAAGTTTGACAAAGAAAATTCAGAATGAAATTATCGACCCGAGGTAA
- a CDS encoding four helix bundle protein, with product MRFQDLLAYKKSFSLAMKIFDITKQFPKEETYSLTDQIRRSSRSVPITIAEAYRKRIYPKHFYSKLTDSDGENSETQVWLEFALACKYISNESYDELLSESIEIGKLINYMLLNPVKFGVKISE from the coding sequence ATGAGATTTCAAGATTTATTAGCTTACAAAAAGTCGTTTTCTTTAGCAATGAAGATATTTGATATTACCAAACAGTTTCCAAAAGAAGAAACTTATTCATTAACCGATCAGATTAGACGTTCATCCAGAAGTGTTCCGATAACAATTGCGGAAGCTTACAGAAAACGTATTTATCCGAAACATTTCTACAGTAAATTAACTGACTCAGACGGTGAAAATTCTGAGACACAAGTTTGGCTGGAATTTGCTTTAGCTTGTAAATATATTTCAAACGAATCCTATGATGAGCTTTTGTCCGAAAGTATTGAAATCGGAAAATTAATAAATTATATGCTTTTGAACCCAGTAAAGTTTGGAGTTAAAATTAGTGAATAG
- a CDS encoding PH domain-containing protein — MKEQFKKFLNEEQDPKAIEKITSKLNDLLMKGEEVGYIAVQKKPAITVFPDSIVLTNKRIIICKPKNLGLSMDFTDYTWDDVAGAFVKENILGSEFSFNTNTDLSISIDYIPKIQARKIYTYAKEQLDLLKNPVTISAPVSETLQAEEQEDTVEEIETEEVTNFAEILPAAPSYTDTFEPIQQTQSTGERKLSELSKEELFDKLQNYKKLLDNGLILQGEYDNYKKEILSYM, encoded by the coding sequence ATGAAAGAACAATTTAAAAAATTTCTGAACGAAGAGCAAGATCCTAAAGCGATTGAAAAAATCACTTCAAAACTCAATGATTTATTGATGAAAGGAGAAGAAGTAGGATATATAGCAGTTCAAAAAAAGCCTGCAATTACTGTTTTTCCGGATAGCATTGTATTAACGAATAAAAGAATTATTATTTGTAAACCTAAAAATCTGGGTCTTTCAATGGATTTTACAGATTATACCTGGGATGATGTTGCGGGAGCTTTTGTAAAAGAAAATATTCTGGGTTCAGAATTTTCTTTTAATACCAATACTGATTTGTCAATTTCAATTGATTATATTCCAAAAATCCAGGCCAGAAAAATATATACATACGCAAAAGAACAATTGGATTTACTTAAAAATCCGGTGACTATATCAGCTCCAGTTTCAGAAACTCTTCAGGCAGAAGAGCAAGAGGATACAGTTGAAGAAATTGAAACAGAAGAAGTAACTAATTTTGCAGAAATTTTGCCGGCAGCTCCGTCTTACACAGACACTTTCGAACCAATTCAACAAACTCAGTCAACAGGTGAGCGTAAATTAAGTGAATTATCTAAAGAAGAGCTTTTTGATAAATTACAGAATTATAAAAAACTGCTGGATAATGGCTTAATTCTCCAGGGTGAATATGACAATTACAAAAAAGAAATTTTAAGTTATATGTAA
- a CDS encoding rod shape-determining protein: protein MGFFDFMTEDIAIDLGTANTLIIHNDKVVIDSPSIVARDRISGKIIAVGKEANMMQGKTHENIKTIRPLKDGVIADFDASEKMINMFIKSIPALKKRMFTPALRMVVCIPSGITEVEMRAVKESCERVNGKEVYLIHEPMAAAIGIGIDIMQPKGNMIVDIGGGTTEIAVIALGGIVCDKSVKIAGDVFTNDIVYYMRTQHNLFVGESTAEKIKIQIGAAIEDLDGPPEDMSVQGRDLLTGKPKQVDVSYREIAKALDKSIQRIEDAVMETLSQTPPELAADIYNTGIYLAGGGSMLRGLDKRISQKTDLPVYIAEDPLRAVVRGTGMALKNIAKFKSILIK from the coding sequence ATGGGATTTTTTGATTTCATGACCGAGGATATTGCGATAGACCTTGGAACCGCAAACACTTTAATCATTCATAATGATAAAGTTGTTATTGATAGCCCTTCTATCGTAGCACGCGATAGAATTTCTGGCAAAATCATTGCTGTTGGTAAAGAGGCCAACATGATGCAAGGTAAAACACATGAAAACATCAAGACCATAAGGCCTTTGAAGGATGGTGTAATTGCCGATTTTGATGCTTCAGAAAAAATGATCAATATGTTCATTAAAAGCATACCTGCATTAAAGAAGAGAATGTTTACTCCTGCTTTAAGAATGGTGGTATGTATTCCTTCTGGTATTACTGAAGTGGAGATGCGTGCGGTAAAAGAATCTTGCGAAAGAGTTAACGGTAAAGAAGTTTATTTGATTCATGAACCTATGGCAGCGGCAATTGGTATTGGTATCGATATCATGCAGCCAAAAGGAAATATGATTGTTGACATCGGAGGTGGTACAACTGAAATCGCTGTTATTGCGTTAGGCGGAATTGTATGCGACAAATCTGTAAAAATTGCGGGTGACGTTTTCACAAATGATATTGTATATTACATGCGTACACAGCACAACCTTTTCGTAGGAGAAAGTACTGCAGAGAAAATAAAAATTCAAATTGGAGCAGCTATCGAAGATCTTGACGGACCGCCAGAAGATATGTCAGTACAAGGTAGAGACTTACTTACAGGTAAGCCAAAACAAGTTGATGTTTCTTACCGTGAGATCGCTAAAGCATTAGACAAATCTATTCAGCGTATCGAAGATGCAGTAATGGAAACATTATCTCAGACCCCTCCAGAATTAGCAGCAGATATCTACAATACAGGTATTTATTTAGCTGGTGGAGGATCAATGTTAAGAGGTCTTGACAAACGTATTTCTCAAAAAACAGATTTGCCTGTTTACATCGCAGAAGATCCATTAAGAGCTGTAGTTCGTGGAACCGGAATGGCACTTAAAAACATTGCAAAATTCAAAAGTATCTTAATTAAATAA
- the mreC gene encoding rod shape-determining protein MreC, whose product MQQIFNFIIKNSNRLLFLLLLGISLALTIQSHSFHRSRTISSANFISGGVYEKINSVNEYLNLRTENDELVLENARLKSLLFNIEDTTKAPMIDSIKGVKPADIIVSKVIHNSYSTHENYLTLNSGSNEGVKQDMGVINSLGIIGIVDNTSPNYSTVISILNMKSQINAKLKKSNHFGSLTWDGKSTGTVQLTDVPRLASVRKGDTIVTGGQSVIFPENINIGVIDKYYIDTKTTFYTIDVKLFNDMTNLGHVYIIKSKGREELINLENKNKEKDE is encoded by the coding sequence ATGCAGCAAATTTTTAATTTCATTATAAAAAACAGTAATCGTTTGCTGTTTTTGCTGCTTTTAGGTATTTCGTTGGCACTCACAATCCAATCTCACTCATTTCACAGAAGCAGAACAATTAGCTCTGCTAACTTTATTAGTGGTGGCGTTTATGAAAAAATAAACAGCGTAAATGAGTATTTGAATTTGAGAACTGAAAATGACGAACTTGTACTTGAAAACGCAAGATTAAAAAGTCTTTTATTCAACATAGAAGATACAACAAAAGCACCGATGATCGACAGTATTAAAGGTGTTAAGCCAGCTGATATTATTGTCTCGAAAGTAATTCATAACTCGTATAGCACACACGAAAATTATCTGACTTTAAATTCGGGATCAAACGAAGGTGTTAAACAAGATATGGGAGTAATTAATAGTTTAGGAATTATTGGTATTGTAGACAATACATCTCCTAACTATTCTACTGTGATTAGTATATTGAATATGAAATCTCAGATTAATGCAAAATTAAAAAAATCAAATCATTTTGGTTCTTTGACCTGGGACGGAAAAAGTACAGGGACCGTTCAATTAACTGATGTTCCGAGACTGGCTTCTGTTAGAAAAGGAGATACTATTGTTACGGGTGGACAATCTGTAATTTTCCCTGAAAACATTAACATTGGTGTAATTGATAAATATTATATAGACACAAAAACAACATTCTATACAATTGATGTCAAATTATTTAACGACATGACTAATTTAGGACATGTTTATATTATTAAAAGTAAGGGAAGGGAAGAACTTATTAATTTAGAAAACAAAAACAAGGAAAAAGATGAATAG